The Anabrus simplex isolate iqAnaSimp1 chromosome 1, ASM4041472v1, whole genome shotgun sequence genome window below encodes:
- the Rbsn-5 gene encoding rabenosyn-5, translating into MADGGEILEGFLCPVCKADLGSEQQLRSHFQDEHKEYQDVLKSLKDVFEKAKRFLKSDDDSFSTFPRSSTSNEFTPGNQTIEFEPQEFGVTRSHLIFFRRVRDKRLERYTAETNKLLIRLGKLLTDLPLDPVKRKQHEQSIVPWIDDRDVKLCPTCAKSFHVARRKHHCRLCGAIMCHDCTHFLELTSAKKMLSSGLSSEETASSPGQSPPTVSLAGYSGSNTSLNSVLSLVDTVAGDQNLRLCVHCKELLDTREKLKESRNLKPIISQFYDRLLSYITEADQLSGLYLKMCQSLNCGESAYDLSEAHNVRAKLLKLAENIDSLSKKIVVLGTKDVENPPRGKTLQLQQMIRLSTACYLKEQLTGLPGLPSEAQFRSMQDRRR; encoded by the coding sequence ATGGCAGATGGCGGAGAAATATTGGAAGGTTTTCTTTGTCCTGTCTGCAAAGCAGATTTGGGTTCTGAACAGCAGCTGCGCTCACATTTCCAGGATGAACATAAAGAATATCAAGATGTGTTGAAATCCCTCAAGGATGTCTTTGAGAAAGCAAAGCGATTCCTCAAATCTGATGATGATTCCTTTTCTACATTTCCTCGCTCATCGACTTCCAATGAATTTACGCCTGGGAATCAGACCATTGAATTTGAGCCACAGGAATTTGGTGTTACTCGGTCTCATTTAATCTTCTTTCGCAGAGTTCGAGACAAACGTTTAGAGAGGTACACCGCGGAGACCAATAAACTTCTCATACGACTCGGTAAGTTACTCACCGACTTGCCCCTCGATCCTGTCAAGAGGAAGCAGCACGAACAGTCCATAGTTCCGTGGATTGACGACCGCGATGTGAAACTGTGTCCTACCTGTGCTAAGAGCTTTCATGTTGCTCGTCGGAAACATCATTGTAGATTATGCGGTGCTATTATGTGTCATGACTGTACTCACTTTTTAGAACTGACCAGTGCCAAGAAGATGTTGAGTTCGGGACTAAGTTCGGAGGAGACAGCATCCAGCCCAGGTCAGAGTCCACCTACTGTGAGTCTTGCAGGCTACTCTGGTTCGAACACCAGTTTGAACTCGGTACTTTCCCTTGTAGACACTGTGGCTGGTGATCAGAACTTGCGGCTCTGTGTTCACTGCAAGGAACTCTTAGATACAAGAGAGAAGCTCAAAGAAAGTAGAAATTTGAAACCAATTATAAGTCAGTTTTATGACAGATTATTGTCTTATATCACTGAAGCAGACCAGCTTTCTGGCCTCTACCTAAAGATGTGTCAGTCCCTTAATTGCGGAGAGTCAGCATATGACTTATCTGAAGCTCACAACGTGAGAGCCAAACTTCTCAAACTTGCTGAAAATATTGATTCATTAAGTAAGAAAATAGTTGTATTGGGGACAAAAGATGTGGAAAATCCTCCTCGTGGTAAAACTTTACAACTTCAGCAAATGATAAGACTGTCCACTGCTTGCTACCTCAAAGAGCAACTAACTGGCTTACCAGGGCTTCCATCTGAAGCCCAATTCAGATCCATGCAGGATCGCAGAAGATAA